Proteins encoded by one window of Flagellimonas lutaonensis:
- a CDS encoding PKD domain-containing protein: MKGFYYIQFWVTIFIFTVFPTSNIHSQGFNSSALLGESLNNPTSLAFGPDGKLYVAQQDGTIHQYTVARDGAPAGSGTYSVTNTVVINHIKLNVLNHNDIGELDNNGSAVNGKRQVTGILAAGTAANPILYVTSSDPRIGGASSSNPSGELDRNLDTNSGILSRLTWNGNSWNQVDLVRGLPRCEENHASNGLDIFTKSGSTYLLLQQGGNTNKGAPSNNFGGIAETYLAGAILIINLTQLEGMAVYTDPRTGFDYVYDLPTLNDPTRTDITNTHPKFPYPSGHPMYNATIDIGDPFGGNNTRNQAIPEPGGPVQIFSPGWRNGYDVVVTEAGLVYSVDNGGNSTWGGVPLIYLSNGTLKGHHYTTTYDPGAGDYVTNDFHENGSSTVWDALHFIGSVNDANGTYYAGHPVPIRAFPALAEVISYNYNGSSWVEVSRDDFSSLLNGVSGYFNSSFNMSNFPNDTRQGEFLSANQSSSKVNIFDVVTSSTNGICEYTASNFNNAMKGDLLTASFNGKINRYQLNSSGTTLLVKDNNFFSGFGSVPLDVIAQGDSDVFPGTVWAATYSSGNITVFEPTDFVNCPQPGEGGYDPFADSDGDGFTNEDEVANGTNHCSGGSKPEDNDGDFVSDLMDADDDNDGIADVNDSFQWDADNGTTTNLPVDYPFWNNDPGTGFAGLGFTGWMTNGSTDYLDQYDEGNLSFGGAGGKATIDFTGNGDALGASNDQENGFQFGINVDSNSNPFTVHSKIETPFGGNPPVGTQSYGIQIGTGDQDNYLKLAASTGTSSSDSEHGFEVVLENGGLVTSNAYDAPGFLAANAMDLYISIDPSANTAQCFYSFDSGTTINALGGPLTLPSSFLDTNDNQGLAVGIISTSGGSGPDYTATWDFINVDEGTVGGESCIWNGLTDAGLGRFETRKEQVGDKLYIMGGWLTGLIASNTVEIYDMTNDTWSFGANMPINVTHMGSAVVGNDIWLIGGFVGNHPGTATGEVHIYNTITDSWSQGPALPSPIGSGAATYNNGKIHFFGGLLPDRQTDVGNHYVLDVNDIGAGWATAASLPNPRNHHGAASVNGFVYAIGGQFGHDSSPQYQNLLHAYNPSTDTWTNLAALPQNRSHFEPGTTVHDGKIIIVGGRGGPSIFFDEVSQYDPITNTWMELCQLPEKLVAPVAHSFGDRLIVSGGGVNSTSNLTTSTQWLQLESGNSGLTWNDKNENETYLGRHECGFVQAGDKFYLIGGRESDLVQYYDYSADIWTTVTDPAPLLFNHFQGIEYKGLIWVIAALKGDNFPNDTPTDYVWMFDPANQEWIQGTEIPSGRKRGSTGLALYNDKFYVVGGNTNGHDGGYVAWMDEYDPATGAWTTLPDAPHARDHFSISVIGNKLYAVGGRLSGGPGGVFSPYVPEVDVYDFTSQSWQTLPPSANIPTSRASAINAIYNGKLMIIGGSVQNELVYGMLTTDALQITEEFDPVTHTWTRLADTNYKRRATQAIVNGNGIFMTAGSDQLGGAQQKNMEYYGQDNPSGTPIVASQFSAPSSISVEQGSNADASLDVSGGNVGIFVRSMQISGTNASEFSIVSGELPNGGLLMPNSTHNFSVGFNGTTNGATATLTVEYGASSQEQIQLFGPLDVNTDWVDKNENENYTARHECSFVQSGDKFYLMGGRENSTTIDVYDYTSNSWSQLTNSAPEEFNHFQALEYHGLIWVIGAFRTNIFPSEIPADYVWAFDPSTNEWIQGPEIPSGRKRGSSALALHNGKFYIMGGNTDGHDGGYVAWFDEYDPATGTWTTLTDAPRARDHFHATVIDGKLYAAGGRLSGGAGGTFSPTIPEVDVYDFASATWSTLPSAQNIPTQRAAAATVKFNDRLIVIGGEAAGTGAMAVTEEYDPVAQSWRTLSDMNHARHGTQAIVSGSGIFILAGSPNLGNGNQKNMEYLGTDNPQGVPLVTSTLSAPTSMGIVENSSADITLNVSGGNTGVVVTSMSITGPDASDFNIVSGELTNGLLVPLSSHNVTVVLTGTGANRNAVLTINYGVSSSVTVDLVSIVPSTDGVISFTLIDADTDNDLFNLFDGQQIDISSLPTSNLNVRGNTEPPTVGSVFFQLSGTTSNTRNENGAPYALFGDSAGDYFPGSLPEGNYSLTATAYNGPNQSGGILGQPFIVNFSINQTGGGNLPPTAIASANPESGNAPLSVDFAGSGSTDDMGVTSYFWDFKDGNTSTDADPTHIFTSNGTYMVEFTVTDGGGLIDTTTLPISVSPVGQGTELWLEAECATVGANWSTVSDGSASNGEYLLPPAGNNWNSPSSDTDDWVTFTFNASQGTYSIYGLVSTPSGSNDSFWIRANGGTWVKWNSIPGGTAFSWHQVWDNDNNNTVVAFDLVDGANTIDVTNREQGTGLDKLYVTDTANVPAGLGGADPNCTVTPQPPVANAGADQTVTLPTSSVTLNGSGTDPDGGVITGYQWTQQSGPNTAALSGDDTPDLTASGLVEGSYVFRLTVTDDESDTGFDEATVVVNAAGQGTELWLEAECATVGANWSTVSDGSASNGEYLLPPAGNNWNSPSSDTDDWVTFTFNASQGTYSIYGLVSTPSGSNDSFWIRANGGTWVKWNSIPGGTAFSWHQVWDNDNNNTVVAFDLVDGANTIDVTNREQGTGLDKLYVTDTANVPAGLGGADPNCTVTPQPPVANAGADQTVTLPTSSVTLNGSGTDPDGGVITGYQWTQQSGPNTAALSGDDTPDLTASGLVEGSYVFRLTVTDDESDTGFDEATVVVNAAGQGTELWLEAECATVGANWSTVSDGSASNGEYLLPPAGNNWNSPSSDTDDWVTFTFNASQGTYSIYGLVSTPSGSNDSFWIRANGGTWVKWNSIPGGTAFSWHQVWDNDNNNTVVAFDLVDGANTIDVTNREQGTGLDKLYVTDTANVPAGLGGADPNCTVTPQPPVANAGADQTVTLPTSSVTLNGSGTDPDGGVITGYQWTQQSGPNTAALSGDDTPDLTASGLVEGSYVFRLTVTDDESDTGFDEATVVVSASGGNLPPNVNNPGDQNDNESDAISLQINATDQSSNLTYSASNLPSNLSINSNTGLISGTLSQGQPSGAFLEENGLVIIEAESGTLEPAWSLTNLDNETGIIAGSNHFNDQNGGTIPYEITITTPGVYRFIWNSFYSGNSASDENDNWLRFPNDDDVWFLGYKNGPFTESAIIAAAQAGAANVVFPKGSSREGQGGTLNGSGGNGYFKIYKSSGGSEQYTWQSFTGDSQGFAVFVWFVNPGTYTMEISERSAGHAIDRVALYRVTASYTDAQLDAAPESPSSGGSQGAAANSPYNVMVTVTDDGVPQESTTIQFDWIVGTGGGNPNTQSVESFTLINADTDSDLFEITDGMQIQESTIQGLGLNVRANTNPTIVGSVSLSLTGPVSNTRPENGAPYALFGDSGGDYFAATFSVGNYTLSATPYPNPSLGGTPGQPLTVQFAIVAGGTARLPNSGLGEDGIEILLSPNPTSYLVDVVSTPRAAIEKVYIFDVAGRLVKSIDIDSQSTFDGQFSFDVLGIEDGIYVVQMWSAKTQKVSEHKLIIRK; encoded by the coding sequence ATGAAAGGTTTCTATTACATTCAGTTTTGGGTAACTATTTTTATTTTTACTGTTTTCCCTACCTCAAATATTCATTCACAAGGTTTTAACAGCTCAGCTCTCTTGGGTGAAAGTCTAAACAATCCAACCTCATTGGCTTTTGGCCCGGACGGAAAGCTCTATGTGGCACAACAAGATGGAACCATACACCAATACACCGTGGCCAGGGACGGTGCCCCGGCAGGTAGCGGAACCTATTCGGTTACCAATACCGTGGTGATCAATCACATCAAGTTAAATGTTCTAAACCACAATGATATCGGTGAACTGGACAATAATGGGAGTGCTGTAAATGGAAAGCGTCAGGTAACGGGCATCTTAGCAGCGGGTACAGCTGCGAATCCGATTTTATATGTGACTTCTTCTGACCCACGTATTGGTGGTGCCAGCAGTAGCAATCCCAGTGGTGAACTCGATAGAAACCTTGACACCAATTCTGGAATTTTATCAAGGTTGACCTGGAATGGCAACAGTTGGAACCAGGTTGATCTGGTTCGAGGCCTGCCACGTTGCGAAGAAAACCATGCTTCCAATGGCTTGGATATCTTCACAAAAAGTGGAAGTACTTATCTGCTCTTGCAACAGGGTGGCAACACCAACAAGGGGGCTCCCAGCAATAATTTCGGAGGTATTGCAGAAACGTATCTCGCCGGTGCCATCTTGATCATCAACCTGACCCAATTGGAAGGGATGGCAGTCTATACCGATCCCAGAACCGGATTTGACTATGTCTATGACCTGCCCACCCTGAACGATCCAACAAGAACCGATATAACCAATACACACCCAAAGTTCCCCTATCCTTCAGGGCACCCTATGTACAATGCCACTATTGACATTGGCGATCCCTTTGGGGGCAACAATACCCGTAACCAAGCAATCCCTGAACCAGGTGGACCGGTTCAGATTTTTTCGCCAGGTTGGCGCAATGGCTATGATGTGGTGGTGACAGAGGCAGGATTGGTGTATTCGGTCGATAACGGGGGCAACTCAACATGGGGAGGGGTGCCGCTCATCTATTTGAGCAATGGTACCTTAAAGGGGCACCACTACACAACGACCTATGACCCCGGTGCAGGTGATTATGTGACCAATGACTTTCATGAGAACGGTAGTAGCACGGTTTGGGATGCATTACATTTCATTGGCTCTGTGAATGATGCCAATGGCACTTATTATGCAGGCCACCCAGTGCCCATTAGGGCTTTCCCCGCACTGGCCGAGGTGATAAGCTATAATTACAATGGCTCTAGTTGGGTTGAAGTGTCAAGAGATGATTTTTCTTCTTTATTAAATGGGGTTTCTGGTTATTTCAACAGTTCGTTCAACATGTCTAATTTCCCTAATGATACAAGGCAGGGAGAGTTCTTGAGTGCGAACCAAAGCAGCAGTAAGGTCAACATTTTTGATGTCGTGACCTCTTCTACCAACGGTATATGTGAATACACGGCCAGCAACTTTAACAATGCCATGAAGGGAGATTTATTGACGGCTTCTTTCAATGGTAAGATCAACAGATACCAATTGAACTCATCAGGTACCACCTTGTTGGTCAAAGACAATAATTTCTTTTCAGGTTTTGGGTCTGTACCACTTGATGTCATTGCACAGGGCGATTCGGATGTCTTTCCCGGCACCGTGTGGGCCGCTACGTATAGCTCAGGCAACATTACAGTTTTTGAACCCACAGATTTTGTCAATTGCCCCCAACCGGGTGAAGGCGGTTACGACCCTTTTGCAGATTCTGACGGCGATGGTTTTACCAATGAAGATGAAGTTGCCAATGGCACCAATCATTGCTCTGGGGGCAGCAAACCTGAGGATAATGATGGTGATTTTGTGTCGGATCTGATGGATGCCGATGATGACAATGATGGTATTGCAGATGTCAACGATTCCTTTCAATGGGATGCTGATAATGGTACCACCACCAATTTGCCCGTTGATTACCCCTTTTGGAACAATGACCCTGGCACTGGTTTTGCCGGATTGGGTTTTACAGGATGGATGACCAATGGCAGCACTGATTATCTAGATCAATATGACGAAGGCAATCTCTCTTTCGGCGGGGCAGGGGGCAAGGCCACTATTGACTTCACCGGTAATGGCGATGCTCTGGGGGCTTCCAATGACCAAGAAAATGGTTTTCAATTTGGGATCAATGTTGACAGCAATTCCAATCCATTTACAGTCCACTCTAAAATAGAGACGCCTTTTGGTGGTAACCCACCCGTCGGCACTCAATCATACGGAATCCAGATAGGCACAGGCGACCAAGACAATTATCTTAAATTGGCCGCCAGCACAGGCACCTCTAGCAGTGACAGCGAGCATGGGTTCGAAGTAGTTTTGGAGAACGGTGGCTTAGTAACAAGCAATGCTTATGATGCACCGGGCTTTTTGGCGGCCAATGCAATGGATTTGTACATAAGCATTGACCCATCTGCAAATACGGCCCAATGTTTTTACTCATTTGATTCTGGCACAACAATAAATGCTTTAGGAGGCCCACTGACGCTTCCGTCAAGTTTTTTGGATACCAACGATAACCAAGGCCTTGCGGTAGGTATAATATCGACTTCAGGGGGTTCAGGCCCTGATTATACAGCCACGTGGGACTTTATCAATGTCGATGAGGGTACTGTTGGAGGCGAATCCTGTATATGGAATGGTTTGACCGATGCAGGCTTGGGGCGTTTCGAAACCAGAAAAGAACAAGTCGGGGATAAATTATATATAATGGGAGGTTGGTTGACCGGATTGATTGCCTCGAATACAGTGGAGATTTATGACATGACCAATGATACTTGGAGTTTTGGAGCCAATATGCCCATAAATGTGACCCATATGGGCAGTGCAGTGGTTGGCAATGATATTTGGCTTATTGGAGGTTTTGTCGGCAATCACCCAGGAACCGCAACCGGCGAGGTGCATATTTATAATACGATAACCGATAGTTGGAGCCAGGGGCCAGCTTTACCAAGCCCTATTGGTTCGGGAGCAGCCACATATAATAATGGAAAAATTCATTTCTTCGGTGGATTGCTTCCCGATAGGCAAACCGATGTTGGAAACCATTATGTACTTGATGTAAACGATATCGGTGCCGGATGGGCAACTGCAGCTTCCTTGCCCAACCCTAGAAACCATCATGGCGCAGCAAGTGTCAACGGATTTGTTTACGCCATAGGCGGGCAATTTGGCCATGATTCGAGTCCCCAGTACCAAAATTTGTTGCATGCTTATAATCCATCCACTGATACATGGACCAATTTGGCGGCTTTGCCCCAGAACCGATCTCATTTTGAGCCCGGAACAACTGTTCACGATGGAAAAATAATCATTGTTGGCGGTAGGGGTGGCCCAAGCATCTTCTTTGATGAGGTATCACAATATGATCCAATTACCAACACATGGATGGAGCTTTGTCAACTACCAGAAAAATTAGTTGCCCCAGTGGCCCATTCCTTTGGTGATAGATTGATAGTTTCAGGCGGAGGGGTCAATAGTACCAGTAACCTTACTACATCTACCCAATGGCTGCAATTGGAATCTGGCAACTCAGGCCTAACATGGAATGACAAGAATGAAAATGAAACTTATTTAGGAAGACATGAATGTGGTTTTGTTCAAGCAGGTGACAAATTCTATTTAATTGGAGGTAGAGAGTCAGATTTGGTGCAATATTATGATTATTCGGCCGATATCTGGACCACTGTAACGGACCCTGCCCCCTTGTTGTTCAATCATTTTCAAGGTATTGAATACAAAGGGTTGATTTGGGTTATCGCTGCACTTAAGGGAGATAACTTTCCCAACGACACCCCGACTGATTATGTTTGGATGTTTGACCCTGCTAACCAAGAATGGATCCAAGGTACGGAAATTCCCTCGGGTAGAAAAAGAGGTTCAACAGGTTTGGCTCTTTACAATGATAAATTCTATGTTGTTGGTGGCAACACCAATGGCCATGATGGCGGCTATGTGGCCTGGATGGATGAGTATGACCCGGCAACTGGCGCCTGGACCACCTTGCCCGATGCGCCACATGCGAGGGATCATTTTTCGATATCAGTGATTGGGAATAAATTATACGCTGTTGGGGGTAGGTTATCAGGTGGCCCTGGTGGGGTATTTTCACCTTATGTTCCTGAGGTCGATGTTTATGATTTTACTAGCCAAAGTTGGCAGACCCTACCGCCAAGCGCAAATATCCCAACATCTAGGGCAAGTGCCATCAACGCCATATACAATGGTAAACTTATGATAATAGGGGGCTCGGTTCAAAATGAACTCGTCTATGGCATGCTCACCACAGACGCTTTACAGATTACCGAAGAGTTTGATCCTGTTACACATACATGGACGAGGCTTGCCGATACCAATTACAAACGACGGGCCACCCAGGCCATCGTGAACGGCAATGGTATATTTATGACGGCCGGTTCAGACCAATTGGGCGGCGCACAGCAAAAAAATATGGAATATTATGGACAGGATAATCCTTCTGGAACTCCCATTGTAGCAAGTCAATTCTCGGCCCCATCATCGATAAGTGTAGAACAAGGTTCCAATGCAGACGCATCGCTCGATGTTTCGGGCGGCAATGTGGGAATTTTTGTTCGGTCAATGCAAATTTCAGGCACCAACGCCTCTGAATTCAGCATTGTTTCAGGTGAGTTGCCAAATGGCGGCTTGTTGATGCCCAACAGTACCCATAATTTCAGCGTTGGTTTCAATGGAACCACCAATGGTGCGACAGCTACCTTGACAGTTGAATATGGGGCAAGCTCACAAGAACAAATTCAACTATTTGGGCCTTTGGATGTCAATACCGATTGGGTTGACAAGAACGAAAATGAAAATTATACAGCACGTCACGAATGCTCCTTTGTGCAATCGGGTGATAAGTTCTATTTAATGGGCGGAAGAGAAAATTCAACCACCATCGATGTATATGACTACACATCAAATAGTTGGAGTCAATTGACAAATTCTGCCCCAGAAGAATTCAACCATTTTCAGGCCCTTGAATATCATGGTCTGATTTGGGTCATCGGTGCCTTTAGAACGAATATTTTCCCTAGTGAAATACCGGCAGATTATGTTTGGGCCTTCGATCCTTCGACCAATGAATGGATTCAGGGGCCCGAAATTCCTTCCGGAAGAAAAAGGGGATCTTCGGCCTTGGCACTGCACAATGGAAAATTCTACATTATGGGAGGCAATACCGACGGGCACGATGGAGGATATGTCGCATGGTTTGATGAATATGACCCAGCTACTGGAACGTGGACAACCCTTACAGATGCTCCAAGGGCAAGAGACCATTTTCATGCCACAGTAATCGACGGTAAGTTGTATGCCGCAGGGGGTAGGTTGTCTGGTGGTGCAGGCGGAACCTTTTCTCCAACGATTCCAGAAGTAGATGTGTACGATTTTGCCAGCGCAACCTGGAGTACCTTGCCCAGTGCGCAAAATATTCCTACACAAAGAGCCGCCGCCGCTACAGTAAAATTCAATGACCGATTGATTGTCATTGGAGGCGAGGCAGCTGGTACCGGAGCCATGGCAGTTACCGAAGAATATGACCCTGTTGCCCAATCTTGGAGAACCCTTTCTGATATGAACCATGCTCGACATGGTACCCAGGCAATTGTTTCAGGAAGCGGAATTTTCATTTTGGCAGGTTCACCAAATCTGGGAAATGGCAACCAAAAGAACATGGAATATTTGGGCACTGATAATCCACAGGGCGTTCCACTGGTGACAAGTACCCTAAGTGCTCCCACAAGTATGGGTATCGTTGAAAATTCATCAGCCGACATTACTTTAAATGTTTCTGGTGGAAATACAGGAGTGGTTGTTACTTCAATGAGCATAACCGGCCCCGATGCCAGCGATTTTAACATTGTTTCAGGAGAATTGACCAATGGATTGTTGGTGCCTTTATCATCCCACAATGTTACCGTGGTCCTTACGGGTACCGGAGCTAATAGAAATGCAGTGCTCACAATCAATTATGGGGTTTCCTCATCTGTTACGGTTGACCTTGTCTCAATTGTTCCTTCTACCGACGGGGTGATCAGTTTCACTTTGATTGATGCAGATACCGACAATGACCTGTTCAACCTCTTCGATGGTCAACAAATAGATATTTCTTCACTCCCTACATCAAATTTGAATGTAAGGGGCAACACCGAACCCCCTACTGTGGGCAGCGTCTTTTTCCAGCTGTCGGGCACGACTTCAAATACACGCAACGAAAATGGCGCCCCGTATGCACTTTTTGGCGATAGCGCAGGTGATTATTTTCCAGGTAGTCTTCCTGAAGGAAATTATAGTTTGACGGCCACCGCCTATAACGGTCCAAATCAATCAGGAGGCATTCTTGGTCAACCGTTTATTGTGAATTTCTCAATTAACCAGACCGGTGGTGGAAATCTGCCACCCACGGCGATTGCGTCAGCGAATCCAGAATCAGGTAATGCCCCCTTATCTGTTGATTTTGCCGGTAGTGGATCTACCGACGATATGGGAGTCACTTCCTATTTCTGGGACTTTAAGGACGGAAATACTTCTACGGATGCGGATCCAACCCATATATTTACTTCCAATGGAACATATATGGTGGAATTCACTGTCACAGATGGTGGAGGGCTTATTGATACCACCACTTTGCCAATATCTGTTTCCCCTGTAGGCCAGGGCACCGAGCTTTGGCTTGAGGCCGAGTGCGCGACGGTGGGGGCCAATTGGAGCACTGTCAGCGACGGTTCGGCCTCGAACGGGGAGTATCTGTTGCCACCTGCAGGGAACAACTGGAACTCCCCATCCTCCGATACGGATGATTGGGTCACCTTTACCTTTAATGCTTCCCAAGGCACGTACAGCATATATGGACTGGTGAGCACGCCATCTGGTAGTAACGACAGTTTTTGGATCAGGGCCAATGGCGGCACCTGGGTGAAGTGGAACTCTATTCCAGGAGGCACTGCCTTTTCATGGCACCAGGTGTGGGACAACGACAACAATAATACGGTGGTGGCCTTCGACCTGGTGGACGGGGCGAACACCATTGACGTCACCAACCGTGAACAGGGCACGGGGCTCGACAAGCTCTATGTGACCGACACGGCCAACGTGCCCGCGGGCCTTGGGGGCGCCGACCCGAACTGTACGGTTACCCCTCAGCCACCGGTCGCCAATGCGGGCGCTGACCAGACCGTGACACTGCCCACGAGCAGCGTTACGCTGAACGGATCGGGCACGGACCCCGACGGCGGTGTGATAACGGGCTACCAGTGGACCCAGCAGAGCGGCCCGAACACGGCGGCCCTCAGTGGCGACGACACCCCCGACCTGACGGCCAGTGGCCTTGTTGAGGGCAGCTACGTGTTCCGACTGACGGTGACCGACGACGAGAGCGACACCGGTTTCGACGAGGCGACCGTGGTGGTCAACGCGGCAGGCCAGGGCACCGAGCTTTGGCTTGAGGCCGAGTGCGCGACGGTGGGGGCCAATTGGAGCACTGTCAGCGACGGTTCGGCCTCGAACGGGGAGTATCTGTTGCCACCTGCAGGGAACAACTGGAACTCCCCATCCTCCGATACGGATGATTGGGTCACCTTTACCTTTAATGCTTCCCAAGGCACGTACAGCATATATGGACTGGTGAGCACGCCATCTGGTAGTAACGACAGTTTTTGGATCAGGGCCAATGGCGGCACCTGGGTGAAGTGGAACTCTATTCCAGGAGGCACTGCCTTTTCATGGCACCAGGTGTGGGACAACGACAACAATAATACGGTGGTGGCCTTCGACCTGGTGGACGGGGCGAACACCATTGACGTCACCAACCGTGAACAGGGCACGGGGCTCGACAAGCTCTATGTGACCGACACGGCCAACGTGCCCGCGGGCCTTGGGGGCGCCGACCCGAACTGTACGGTTACCCCTCAGCCACCGGTCGCCAATGCGGGCGCTGACCAGACCGTGACACTGCCCACGAGCAGCGTTACGCTGAACGGATCGGGCACGGACCCCGACGGCGGTGTGATAACGGGCTACCAGTGGACCCAGCAGAGCGGCCCGAACACGGCGGCCCTTAGTGGCGACGACACCCCCGACCTGACGGCCAGTGGCCTTGTTGAGGGCAGCTACGTGTTCCGACTGACGGTGACCGACGACGAGAGCGACACCGGTTTCGACGAGGCGACCGTGGTGGTCAACGCGGCAGGCCAGGGCACCGAGCTTTGGCTTGAGGCCGAGTGCGCGACGGTGGGGGCCAATTGGAGCACTGTCAGCGACGGTTCGGCCTCGAACGGGGAGTATCTGTTGCCACCTGCAGGGAACAACTGGAACTCCCCATCCTCCGATACGGATGATTGGGTCACCTTTACCTTTAATGCTTCCCAAGGCACGTACAGCATATATGGACTGGTGAGCACGCCATCTGGTAGTAACGACAGTTTTTGGATCAGGGCCAATGGCGGCACCTGGGTGAAGTGGAACTCTATTCCAGGAGGCACTGCCTTTTCATGGCACCAGGTGTGGGACAACGACAACAATAATACGGTGGTGGCCTTCGACCTGGTGGACGGGGCGAACACCATTGACGTCACCAACCGTGAACAGGGCACGGGGCTCGACAAGCTCTATGTGACCGACACGGCCAACGTGCCCGCGGGCCTTGGGGGCGCCGACCCGAACTGTACGGTTACCCCTCAGCCACCGGTCGCCAATGCGGGCGCTGACCAGACCGTGACACTGCCCACGAGCAGCGTTACGCTGAACGGATCGGGCACGGACCCCGACGGCGGTGTGATAACGGGCTACCAGTGGACCCAGCAGAGCGGCCCGAACACGGCGGCCCTCAGTGGCGACGACACCCCCGACCTGACGGCCAGTGGCCTTGTTGAGGGCAGCTACGTGTTCCGACTGACGGTGACCGACGACGAGAGCGACACCGGTTTCGACGAGGCGACCGTGGTGGTAAGTGCTTCCGGAGGAAACTTGCCACCCAATGTGAACAATCCTGGTGACCAGAACGATAATGAGAGCGATGCCATATCATTGCAGATCAATGCTACCGATCAAAGCTCAAATTTGACATACAGCGCAAGTAACCTGCCGTCTAATCTATCTATCAATAGTAATACTGGTTTGATTTCTGGAACTTTGTCCCAAGGCCAACCTTCTGGAGCCTTTTTGGAAGAGAACGGATTAGTAATCATTGAGGCGGAATCGGGAACATTGGAGCCTGCATGGAGCTTGACAAACTTGGACAATGAGACAGGCATCATTGCGGGCAGCAATCATTTCAATGATCAAAATGGGGGCACTATTCCCTATGAGATTACCATTACTACTCCAGGGGTTTATCGATTTATCTGGAACAGTTTTTACAGTGGCAACTCAGCTTCTGACGAGAATGATAACTGGTTACGATTTCCGAATGATGATGATGTCTGGTTTTTGGGCTACAAAAATGGGCCATTTACTGAGAGTGCCATTATCGCTGCGGCACAAGCTGGAGCTGCCAATGTGGTTTTTCCAAAAGGCAGTTCAAGAGAGGGTCAGGGCGGCACTTTGAACGGTTCAGGTGGCAATGGATACTTTAAGATATATAAATCCAGTGGTGGTTCTGAACAATACACATGGCAGTCATTTACTGGGGATAGCCAAGGCTTTGCGGTTTTTGTCTGGTTCGTTAACCCAGGCACCTATACCATGGAGATTTCAGAACGATCTGCAGGCCATGCCATTGACAGAGTTGCCCTGTATAGAGTTACTGCCAGCTATACAGATGCCCAGCTGGATGCCGCCCCAGAATCTCCCTCTTCGGGAGGCTCCCAGGGCGCTGCCGCAAACAGCCCCTATAATGTAATGGTTACCGTAACCGATGATGGCGTGCCACAAGAATCGACGACCATTCAGTTCGACTGGATTGTGGGTACGGGTGGAGGCAACCCCAATACTCAATCAGTGGAAAGCTTCACTTTGATCAATGCAGATACCGATTCCGATTTATTTGAAATCACCGATGGCATGCAGATACAAGAATCCACAATTCAAGGACTGGGTCTTAATGTACGGGCAAACACAAACCCAACCATTGTCGGTAGTGTTTCCTTGTCACTTACAGGCCCTGTGAGTAATACCAGACCAGAGAATGGGGCACCCTATGCTTTATTCGGAGATAGCGGGGGCGATTATTTTGCAGCTACATTTTCCGTAGGAAATTACACGCTTTCTGCTACTCCTTATCCAAATCCATCTTTAGGGGGTACACCAGGGCAGCCCTTGACAGTTCAGTTTGCAATCGTTGCGGGCGGCACTGCAAGATTGCCCAATAGTGGTCTGGGAGAAGACGGTATCGAGATACTATTGTCGCCAAATCCGACCTCGTATTTGGTAGACGTGGTCTCGACACCGAGGGCTGCCATCGAGAAGGTCTATATTTTTGATGTTGCCGGTCGTTTGGTGAAATCGATAGATATTGACTCCCAAAGTACTTTCGATGGACAGTTTAGCTTCGATGTTTTGGGAATTGAGGACGGAATTTATGTTGTTCAAATGTGGTCGGCGAAGACCCAAAAAGTTTCAGAACATAAATTGATCATCAGAAAATAG